One genomic window of Desulfovibrio sp. JC022 includes the following:
- a CDS encoding RHS repeat-associated core domain-containing protein produces MYLTAPGPQSGGCLIIIEYKKRLTSESFLDSDTGLIHFGYREYDPVIGRFISPDPLGYAGGDVDVYGYCLDDPINFVDRKGLFSNGAMGAFGSGDIRGRAQSSLGANRSTSKETNSSSKKGSSHSYGRNGTIGAFGSGDSSIRAHSTLGFNGNRTIGKNNDQSNNSSAKSSVQQAREMEKRAAEIAQKEFQAEQAKLAETKARRDRTIADAQKRNDKMRQMVSIGAIELKNNPASPLTDTVDPNKQAKPNKQAPTQVGTGINTLSGKPEAQKARKEEPL; encoded by the coding sequence CGGGGGCTGTTTAATTATAATTGAATATAAAAAGAGGTTAACCTCGGAGAGCTTCCTCGACTCCGATACCGGGCTGATCCACTTCGGCTACCGCGAGTACGATCCTGTAATCGGCAGATTCATTTCGCCTGATCCGCTCGGTTATGCTGGCGGCGATGTGGATGTGTATGGGTATTGTCTGGATGATCCGATTAACTTTGTGGATCGGAAAGGGTTGTTTAGTAATGGCGCAATGGGCGCATTCGGATCAGGGGACATCAGAGGCAGAGCTCAGTCCTCTCTTGGAGCTAACAGGAGCACATCCAAGGAAACCAACAGTTCATCAAAAAAAGGTTCAAGCCATTCATACGGACGCAATGGCACCATTGGCGCATTCGGATCAGGGGACAGCAGCATAAGAGCCCATTCAACACTTGGGTTTAATGGGAATAGAACCATTGGTAAGAACAATGACCAAAGCAATAATTCTTCAGCCAAATCAAGTGTACAACAAGCTCGAGAAATGGAAAAAAGGGCTGCGGAAATAGCCCAAAAGGAGTTTCAAGCTGAACAGGCAAAATTAGCTGAAACAAAGGCGAGAAGGGACCGCACAATTGCTGATGCCCAAAAGCGCAATGATAAAATGCGACAAATGGTTAGCATTGGTGCCATCGAATTAAAAAACAATCCTGCCAGTCCCCTGACAGATACTGTCGACCCCAACAAGCAGGCCAAACCGAACAAGCAAGCCCCAACCCAAGTCGGTACGGGTATAAATACTTTATCGGGCAAACCCGAAGCGCAAAAGGCCCGAAAAGAAGAACCGCTG